In one Cyclopterus lumpus isolate fCycLum1 chromosome 24, fCycLum1.pri, whole genome shotgun sequence genomic region, the following are encoded:
- the LOC117727814 gene encoding uncharacterized protein LOC117727814: protein MSDMEQADMTVSGKKFFVHVAGKTNNAHQDFVKKLRGIGKNQVSSFGEGDFLMVFCPVVSRVGTDINVAMKGIPGGKPTILVVMHHTFDPERVVAPSRRQVDDPNVRLTVDCLFHEDRLLTCDLNREAWAEVQKLLGSSRPVVPHWKRFLSKGGFGVVALGFAMLWWSGWSWWSGWSWWSGWSWWEQWLDGGGVTIGAVGGGAADAAGEDGGGNGDMDVL from the exons ATGTC GGACATGGAGCAGGCAGACATGACCG TGTCGGGGAAGAAATTCTTTGTCCACGTGGCAGGAAAAACCAACAATGCTCATCAAGACTTTGTTAAAAAACTCAGAGGCATTGGCAAAAATCAGGTGTCTTCTTTTGGAGAAGGTGACTTCCTCATGGTTTTCTGTCCCGTCGTCTCTCGAGTTGGAACGGACATCAACGTGGCCATGAAGGGGATTCCAG GTGGTAAACCAACCATCCTGGTGGTGATGCATCACACCTTCGACCCTGAACGCGTCGTAGCTCCGAGCAGGAGACAGGTGGACGACCCGAACGTCAGGCTCACTGTGGACTGTCTGTTCCACGAGGACAGACTCCTGACGTGTGACCTCAACCGTGAAGCGTGGGCCGAGGTCCAGAAGCTCCTTGGATCTTCCCGTCCAGTG gttCCTCACTGGAAACGATTCCTCAGCAAAG gAGGATTCGGGGTCGTCGCACTTGGTTTTGCGATGCTGTGGTGGAGCGggtggagctggtggagtgggtggagctggtggagtgGGTGGAGCTGGTGGGAGCAGTGGCTGGATGGAGGGGGTGTAACTATTGGTGCTGTTGGAGGGGGTGCAGCTGATGCTGCCGGTGAAGATGGTGGTGGCAATGGCGATATGGATGTGTTGTAG
- the LOC117727811 gene encoding uncharacterized protein LOC117727811 — MAEAFSTNYRSMTDMEQADMTVPWEKFFVHVAGKTNNAHQDFVKKLRGIGKNQVSSFGEGDFLVVFCPVVSRVGTDINVAMKGIPGGKPTILVVMHHTFDPERVVAPSRRQVDDPNVRLTVDCLFHEDRLLTCDLNREAWAEVQKLLGSSRPVVPHWKRFLSKGGFGVVALGFAMLWWSGWSWWSGWSWWSWWSWWEQWLDGGGVTIGAVGGGAADAAGEDGGGNGDMDVL; from the exons ATGGCCGAAGCCTTTTCAACGAACTACCGGTCAATGAC GGACATGGAGCAGGCAGACATGACCG TGCCGTGGGAGAAATTCTTTGTCCACGTGGCAGGAAAAACCAACAATGCTCATCAAGACTTTGTTAAAAAACTCAGAGGCATTGGCAAAAATCAGGTGTCTTCTTTTGGAGAAGGTGACTTCCTCGTGGTTTTCTGTCCCGTCGTCTCTCGAGTTGGAACGGACATCAACGTGGCCATGAAGGGGATTCCAG GTGGTAAACCAACCATCCTGGTGGTGATGCATCACACCTTCGACCCTGAACGCGTCGTAGCTCCGAGCAGGAGACAGGTGGACGACCCGAACGTCAGGCTCACTGTGGACTGTCTGTTCCACGAGGACAGACTCCTGACGTGTGACCTCAACCGTGAAGCGTGGGCCGAGGTCCAGAAGCTCCTTGGATCTTCCCGTCCAGTG gttCCTCACTGGAAACGATTCCTCAGCAAAG gAGGATTCGGGGTCGTCGCACTTGGTTTTGCGATGCTGTGGTGGAGCGggtggagctggtggagtgggtggagctggtggagctggtggagctggtgggAGCAGTGGCTGGATGGAGGGGGTGTAACTATTGGTGCTGTTGGAGGGGGTGCAGCTGATGCTGCCGGTGAAGATGGTGGTGGCAATGGCGATATGGATGTGTTGTAG